One Phoenix dactylifera cultivar Barhee BC4 chromosome 8, palm_55x_up_171113_PBpolish2nd_filt_p, whole genome shotgun sequence genomic window carries:
- the LOC103718300 gene encoding cold-regulated protein 27-like, with product MDDNRSNRPIKAEVSGIESPRKVVDSWPTGWTDEKHNLYLSSIEASFVSQLYSSKYNSKDLLGSLSRTQIRRNSSGSNASSLTSGQYKVLQGGCWENLKFERAKRCKDIENEPRSLSSNPWIRHFRSPSTGKGTRLTSNQVNDRVLATQEIEVATQSHGREAINTKQLLSCPHICLQDSVGSTTEVSDQNFVDDEFEQMKQSSRTYRKKRPRTAVADRLVNDQVVPSRKSYATPSSGENHVCLNEGNAECSSKTSEITSSFLPVEPEPPIKDQDLKCQLM from the exons ATGGATGATAACCGGTCTAATCGGCCGATTAAGGCCGAGGTTTCCGGGATCGAGAGCCCGAGGAAG GTGGTAGATTCTTGGCCAACTGGTTGGACAGATGAGAAGCACAATCTTTATCTTAGTTCTATAGAAGCGTCATTTGTTAGTCAGTTATACAGCAGCAAGTACAATTCAAAGGATTTGCTTGGATCTTTGTCAAGGACACAAATACGCAGAAATTCATCTGGGTCAAATGCCAGTAGCTTGACATCTGGTCAG TATAAGGTCCTGCAGGGAGGCTGTTGGGAGAATCTAAAATTTGAGAGAGCTAAAAGATGCAAAGACATTGAGAATGAACCTCGCTCTTTGTCTTCAAATCCATGGATTCGGCATTTCAGATCACCTTCCACTGGCAAAGGGACGCGTCTTACATCAAACCAGGTGAATGACAGGGTCTTAGCCACACAAGAAATTGAAGTAGCAACTCAGAGCCATGGAAGAGAAGCAATAAACACAAAGCAGCTTCTATCCTGCCCTCACATATGTCTTCAAGATTCCGTGGGAAGCACTACAG AGGTATCAGATCAGAACTTTGTTGATGATGAGTTTGAACAAATGAAGCAATCAAGTAGAACATACAGGAAAAAAAGACCAAGGACAGCAGTTGCAGATCGGCTGGTTAATGATCAA GTCGTTCCATCTCGGAAATCATATGCAACACCAAGTTCTGGTGAGAATCATGTGTGTCTGAATGAAGGAAATGCAGAATGTAGCAGTAAAACATCAGAGATAACAAGTAGTTTTCTCCCTGTGGAGCCTGAGCCTCCAATTAAAGACCAGGATTTGAAGTGTCAGCTAATGTGA
- the LOC103718311 gene encoding uncharacterized protein LOC103718311, producing the protein MADPESRFPFVEKRCRSRDSARDEAWRRRKSLRHGRLRGAPVGRSVMDEDLDELRGCIDLGFGFAFDSGDDGTTTVARLARTFPALDLYHAVHKQYHVSVVGSGSGSGPGSDSSIDGSPPDSPASIISPGASPERVKKRLRQWARVVACSVRQHC; encoded by the exons ATGGCTGACCCCGAATCCAGGTTCCCGTTCGTCGAGAAGAGATGCCGGTCACGAGACTCGGCGCGTGACGAGGCCTGGCGTCGCAGGAAGAGCCTCCGGCATGGCCGCTTGAGGGGAGCTCCGGTTGGCCGGAGCGTCATGGACGAGGACCTTGACGAGCTTCGCGGGTGCATCGATCTCGGATTCGGGTTTGCCTTCGACTCCGGCGATGATGGCACCACCACCGTCGCCAGGCTCGCTCGGACCTTCCCCGCCCTCGATCTCTATCATGCGGTTCACAAGCAGTATCATGTTTCAGTtgtcggatccggatccggatccgggccAGGATCTGACTCCTCGATTGACGGGTCCCCGCCTGATTCCCCTGCCTCCATAATCTCCCCGG GTGCAAGCCCGGAACGAGTGAAGAAAAGGTTGAGGCAATGGGCCCGAGTTGTTGCATGCTCAGTGCGTCAACATTGCTGA